One Pleuronectes platessa chromosome 9, fPlePla1.1, whole genome shotgun sequence genomic region harbors:
- the tubgcp5 gene encoding gamma-tubulin complex component 5 isoform X2, which translates to MAHWTDFEKETERETKKLVRCLSGLEEDEEDQNFQLALKFAWSNFRFHRYLDVDSHKVQRSITGIYDKLMIHSDLSKAGSWMRLTEEFLNSPLPNTDGTKTEVHYSVLSLLLLLSGSPSNTDFIEKPRVKEAEPEDTFDWGKYLMEGEDIDIGPYPDTPEWSEEESEDDDSEQPISREDSGIQLDRTPQEDHDNTNKPVPVTWTVGEPDARAWLEQHVVTPYWVPHASRFPHSLHLHSNLLNAWDQHLYNTDPLYLPEEKAFVTETQVIRETLWLLSGVKKHFIFQHHDGKVSVRNNVVITHLTSNCLRSVLEHIAVYGQAVFRLQRFIDEVTGYSSEPCQPSSGSSYGSKKGSEPPFRTYQAFVWALNKYFAGFKEELTTIEREIIRNDETVTLSAVLERLGPHLAQIKVLHKVFCTGVAEVPPETPNVVRASHLLNTLYKAIIEYDNVGEASEQDVALLFSLWTETVRPYLEIVDEWIVHGHLFDPAKEFIIQRNKDVQVNHRDFWYATYTLYSVSETVETEEKVNDAASGSSGGNQGSSHGQLTMVSFLKPVLKQIIMAGKSMQLLRNLDRKETEQSEKSSRDAERKSLYTLFLESVQSRLCSQEESPTDTVTEQQATKRSLIQMQSIVAQHLEIDDVHDPLLAINFARLYLDQSDFYERFSGGDFIVERSSQSVTCQTFELTLRSCLYPHIERRYIECCGNLMKTLKKDYRLLEYLQAMRNYFLLEAGDTMYDFYTAIFDKVQEKESWQQRSFLNVQLQEAVGQRHPEDGSRLSIFLEPMDPSRKKHPVNNLEVLTLSYKVPWPVDIVISTECQKIYNQVFLLLLQIKWAKYSLDTLRFSDFNAISKKVEGALAEEAKVKEPINQQIHRMCLLRVKLMHFVNSLHNYIMTRILHSTGLEFQHQVQEAKDLDQLIKIHYRYLATIHDRCLLREKVSFVKEAIMKVLNLVLIFSDRWQTGFGAWKIESIDKMESDFKNCHMFLVTILNKAVCRGSFPHLESLALSLMAGFEQC; encoded by the exons ATGGCACACTGGACCGACTtcgagaaggagacggagagagagacgaaGAAGCTGGTGAGATGTCTGAGCGGgttggaggaggacgaggaggaccagAACTTTCAGCTGGCACTGAAATTCGCCTGGTCCAATTTCAG GTTTCATCGCTACCTGGACGTGGACAGCCATAAAGTCCAGCGCAGTATAACTGG AATCTATGATAAACTCATGATCCACTCTGACTTGAGTAAAGCAGGAAGTTGGATGAGACTGACCGAGGAGTTCCTGAACTCACCTTTACCTAATACAGATGGAACAAAG acTGAGGTACACTACAGTGTACTGTCGCTGCTGCTCTTGTTGTCGGGATCCCCCTCAAACACAGACTTTATTGAGAAACCCAGGGTGAAGGAGGCTG AACCAGAGGACACATTTGACTGGGGTAAATATCTGATGGAGGGTGAGGACATAGACATCGGACCATATCCAGATACCCCT GAGTGgtctgaggaggagagtgaggatgATGACAGtgagcagccaatcagcagggAGGACTCTGGGATCCAGTTGGACAGAACCCCCCAGGAGGACCATGACAACACCAACAAACCAGTTCCAGTCACCTGGACAG tgGGGGAGCCTGACGCCCGCGCCTGGCTTGAGCAACATGTGGTGACACCGTACTGGGTGCCTCATGCCTCTCGTTTCCCTCACAGCTTGCACTTACACTCCAACTTGCTCAATGCGTG GGATCAGCACTTGTATAACACTGATCCATTGTATCTACCGGAAGAAAAGGCCTTTGTCACAGAGACCCAAGTAATACGGGAGACACTGTG GCTTCTGTCTGGCGTGAAGAAACACTTTATATTCCAGCACCATGATGGAAAAGTGTCTGTAAGGAACAACGTGGTGATAACTCACCTAACCAGC AACTGCCTGCGCTCTGTGCTGGAGCATATCGCTGTGTACGGTCAGGCGGTGTTCAGGCTGCAGAGGTTCATAGACGAGGTGACGGGGTACAGCTCGGAGCCTTGTCAACCGAGCTCTGGTTCCTCCTACGGCTCCAAGAAGGGCTCTGagcctcccttcaggacctacCAGGCCTTCGTGTGGGCGCTCAACAAGTACTTTGCAGGCTTCAAAGAGGAACTCACCACAATTGAGCGAGAGATCATACGCAACG ACGAGACTGTGACGCTGTCTGCCGTTCTGGAGAGACTCGGTCCTCACTTGGCTCAGATCAAAGTGCTGCACAAAGTCTTCTGCACTGGGGTCGCTGAAGTTCCCCCCGAGACTCCAAATGTTGTGAGGGCGTCTCACTTGCTCAACACCCTGTACAAGGCGATCATTGAGTATGACAATGTTGGGGAAGCATCTGAACAAGAC GTGGCTCTATTGTTTTCTCTATGGACAGAGACGGTCCGACCGTATTTGGAGATTGTGGATGAATGGATTGTTCACGGCCACTTGTTTGACCCTGCAAAAGAGTTCATCATCCAAAG GAACAAAGACGTCCAGGTGAACCACAGGGATTTCTGGTACGCCACCTACACGCTGTACAGTGTTTCGGAAACAGTGGAGACCGAGGAGAAGGTGAATGATGCGGCCAGCGGGAGCTCCGGAGGCAATCAGGGCTCCAGCCACGGGCAGCTCACCATGGTGTCCTTCCTCAAACCTGTCCTCAAGCAGATTATCATGGCCGGAAAATCCATGCAGCTGCTCAGAAATCTGGATCGTAAGGAGACTGAGCAATCAGAGAAATCCTCTAGAG ATGCGGAGAGGAAGAGTTTATACACGCTGTTTTTAGAGTCGGTGCAGTCACGTCTCTGCAGCCAAGAGGAATCTCCGACCGACACAGTAACTGAACAGCAAGCCACTAAGAGGAGTCTCATACAGATGCAGTCCATCGTGGCCCAACACTTGGAGATTGATGACGTCCATGATCCGTTGCTGGCCATAAACTTTGCCAG GCTGtacttggaccagagtgacttCTACGAGCGTTTCTCTGGAGGTGATTTCATCGTGGAGCGTTCCTCGCAGTCGGTCACCTGCCAGACATTTGAGCTCACCCTGCGCTCCTGCCTCTACCCCCACATCGAGAGGCGGTACATCGAGTGCTGTGGAAACCTGATGAAGACCCTGAAAAAAGACTACAG GCTGCTGGAGTACCTCCAAGCCATGAGGAACTACTTCCTGCTGGAGGCCGGAGACACCATGTACGACTTCTACACGGCCATCTTTGACAAGGTGCAGGAGAAGGAGAGCTGGCAGCAGCGGTCTTTTCTCAATGTGCAGCTGCAGGAAGCAGTGGGACAGCGCCACCCAGAGGACGGTAGCAG GTTATCAATCTTCTTAGAGCCCATGGACCCTTCAAGGAAAAAACATCCTGTGAATAACCTTGAAGTACTTACTCTCAGTTACAAG GTTCCCTGGCCCGTCGACATCGTGATCAGCACCGAGTGTCAGAAGATCTACAATCAagtgtttctcctcctgctgcagatcaAATGGGCCAAATACAGTTTGGACACACTTCGATTCAGTG ATTTCAATGCCATCAGTAAGAAAGTGGAGGGAGCGCTGGCTGAGGAGGCGAAGGTCAAAGAGCCTATAAATCAGCAGATTCACAGGATGTGTCTGCTGCGGGTCAAACTGATGCACTTTGTCAACAGCCTTCACAACTACATCATGACCAGG ATTCTGCACAGTACCGGACTGGAGTTTCAGCACCAAGTACAGGAGGCGAAGGATCTGGACCAGCTGATCAAGATCCATTACCGATATCTGGCAACAATCCATGACCGCTGCCTGCTGAGAGAGAAG gtCAGTTTTGTGAAGGAGGCAATAATGAAGGTTCTGAACCTGGTCCTGATCTTCTCTGACCGATGGCAGACTGGATTTGGAGCCTGGAA GATCGAGTCCATTGATAAAATGGAGTCAGATTTCAAAAACTGTCACATGTTCCTTGTGACGATACTCAACAAGGCCGTGTGTCGCGGCTCCTTCCCCCACC TGGAGTCTCTTGCCCTTTCCCTGATGGCCGGATTCGAGCAGTGCTGA
- the chst7 gene encoding carbohydrate sulfotransferase 7: MKRRLHKKYLVLILAYSGLLLLIPYVLDYRDKSAQHAGHGLPQQQPRCPDLENTVALLWDNGYKVNGSDATENAANRSQSRVNIYVHATWRTGSSFLGELFNQHPDVFYLYEPMWHIWQALYPGDAGSLQGAVRDMMNALYRCDFSVLKLYAGTQNITTSFIFGWKMNKVICSEPLCEGHKRHEVGLVKEDQCAKCPKRDIRELERECKKYPVMVIKGVRVLDLSTLVPLMKDPAINLQIIQLFRDPRAVHNSRLKSKQALVKESIQVLRSKKQADKYKRLLVPSNRVNRAESYVSSAMELICDNWFSDIMLVMNAPPWVRRNYLRIRYEDLVLHPMGELQRLYRFANLSSVPALERFALNMTHGQGYSSDKPFLISSRDAKEAIYAWRERLNVEQINQVEAYCSEVMRQLGYQKNNLDKAT, from the coding sequence atgaagagacgGCTCCATAAGAAATACTTGGTTCTGATTCTGGCTTATTCCGGGTTACTGCTGCTCATCCCCTACGTGTTAGATTACCGGGACAAATCCGCGCAACACGCGGGCCATGGACTCCCGCAGCAACAGCCCAGATGTCCAGATCTGGAGAACACGGTGGCGCTGCTGTGGGATAACGGTTACAAAGTCAACGGCAGCGACGCGACGGAGAACGCCGCCAACCGGAGCCAGTCCCGGGTTAACATCTACGTGCACGCCACCTGGAGGACCGGCTCCTCGTTCCTGGGGGAGTTGTTCAACCAGCACCCCGATGTTTTCTACCTGTACGAGCCGATGTGGCACATTTGGCAGGCGCTGTACCCGGGGGACGCCGGCAGCCTCCAGGGCGCCGTGCGGGACATGATGAACGCCCTTTACCGCTGCGACTTCTCCGTGCTCAAACTTTACGCTGGCACGCAAAACATCACCACGTCGTTCATATTCGGCTGGAAAATGAACAAGGTGATCTGCTCGGAGCCGCTGTGCGAGGGGCACAAGCGCCACGAAGTCGGGCTGGTGAAAGAGGACCAGTGCGCAAAGTGCCCAAAGAGGGACATTAGGGAGCTGGAGAGGGAGTGTAAGAAGTACCCCGTGATGGTGATCAAAGGAGTCCGCGTTTTGGACCTCAGCACACTGGTGCCTCTGATGAAGGACCCGGCGATCAACCTCCAGATCATCCAGCTCTTCAGAGACCCGAGGGCCGTGCACAACTCGCGGCTCAAGTCCAAGCAGGCACTGGTTAAGGAGAGCATCCAGGTGCTGAGGAGCAAGAAGCAGGCCGACAAGTACAAGCGGCTGCTGGTGCCGAGCAACAGGGTGAACCGGGCCGAGAGCTACGTGTCCAGCGCCATGGAGCTCATCTGTGACAACTGGTTCAGTGACATAATGCTGGTGATGAACGCGCCCCCGTGGGTGAGGAGGAACTACCTCCGCATCCGTTACGAGGACCTGGTCCTGCACCCCATGGGGGAGCTCCAGAGGCTCTACCGCTTCGCCAACCTATCCAGCGTCCCTGCTCTTGAGAGATTTGCGCTCAACATGACGCACGGTCAGGGGTACTCCTCGGACAAGCCCTTCCTGATATCATCCAGGGATGCCAAAGAGGCAATATATGCGTGGAGGGAGCGGCTCAACGTGGAGCAAATCAACCAGGTGGAGGCCTACTGCAGTGAAGTCATGAGGCAGCTTGGGTATCAGAAAAACAACTTGGACAAAGCCACATGA
- the tubgcp5 gene encoding gamma-tubulin complex component 5 isoform X1, whose protein sequence is MAHWTDFEKETERETKKLVRCLSGLEEDEEDQNFQLALKFAWSNFRFHRYLDVDSHKVQRSITGIYDKLMIHSDLSKAGSWMRLTEEFLNSPLPNTDGTKTEVHYSVLSLLLLLSGSPSNTDFIEKPRVKEAEPEDTFDWGKYLMEGEDIDIGPYPDTPEWSEEESEDDDSEQPISREDSGIQLDRTPQEDHDNTNKPVPVTWTVCVFPVGEPDARAWLEQHVVTPYWVPHASRFPHSLHLHSNLLNAWDQHLYNTDPLYLPEEKAFVTETQVIRETLWLLSGVKKHFIFQHHDGKVSVRNNVVITHLTSNCLRSVLEHIAVYGQAVFRLQRFIDEVTGYSSEPCQPSSGSSYGSKKGSEPPFRTYQAFVWALNKYFAGFKEELTTIEREIIRNDETVTLSAVLERLGPHLAQIKVLHKVFCTGVAEVPPETPNVVRASHLLNTLYKAIIEYDNVGEASEQDVALLFSLWTETVRPYLEIVDEWIVHGHLFDPAKEFIIQRNKDVQVNHRDFWYATYTLYSVSETVETEEKVNDAASGSSGGNQGSSHGQLTMVSFLKPVLKQIIMAGKSMQLLRNLDRKETEQSEKSSRDAERKSLYTLFLESVQSRLCSQEESPTDTVTEQQATKRSLIQMQSIVAQHLEIDDVHDPLLAINFARLYLDQSDFYERFSGGDFIVERSSQSVTCQTFELTLRSCLYPHIERRYIECCGNLMKTLKKDYRLLEYLQAMRNYFLLEAGDTMYDFYTAIFDKVQEKESWQQRSFLNVQLQEAVGQRHPEDGSRLSIFLEPMDPSRKKHPVNNLEVLTLSYKVPWPVDIVISTECQKIYNQVFLLLLQIKWAKYSLDTLRFSDFNAISKKVEGALAEEAKVKEPINQQIHRMCLLRVKLMHFVNSLHNYIMTRILHSTGLEFQHQVQEAKDLDQLIKIHYRYLATIHDRCLLREKVSFVKEAIMKVLNLVLIFSDRWQTGFGAWKIESIDKMESDFKNCHMFLVTILNKAVCRGSFPHLESLALSLMAGFEQC, encoded by the exons ATGGCACACTGGACCGACTtcgagaaggagacggagagagagacgaaGAAGCTGGTGAGATGTCTGAGCGGgttggaggaggacgaggaggaccagAACTTTCAGCTGGCACTGAAATTCGCCTGGTCCAATTTCAG GTTTCATCGCTACCTGGACGTGGACAGCCATAAAGTCCAGCGCAGTATAACTGG AATCTATGATAAACTCATGATCCACTCTGACTTGAGTAAAGCAGGAAGTTGGATGAGACTGACCGAGGAGTTCCTGAACTCACCTTTACCTAATACAGATGGAACAAAG acTGAGGTACACTACAGTGTACTGTCGCTGCTGCTCTTGTTGTCGGGATCCCCCTCAAACACAGACTTTATTGAGAAACCCAGGGTGAAGGAGGCTG AACCAGAGGACACATTTGACTGGGGTAAATATCTGATGGAGGGTGAGGACATAGACATCGGACCATATCCAGATACCCCT GAGTGgtctgaggaggagagtgaggatgATGACAGtgagcagccaatcagcagggAGGACTCTGGGATCCAGTTGGACAGAACCCCCCAGGAGGACCATGACAACACCAACAAACCAGTTCCAGTCACCTGGACAG tctgtgtgtttccagtgGGGGAGCCTGACGCCCGCGCCTGGCTTGAGCAACATGTGGTGACACCGTACTGGGTGCCTCATGCCTCTCGTTTCCCTCACAGCTTGCACTTACACTCCAACTTGCTCAATGCGTG GGATCAGCACTTGTATAACACTGATCCATTGTATCTACCGGAAGAAAAGGCCTTTGTCACAGAGACCCAAGTAATACGGGAGACACTGTG GCTTCTGTCTGGCGTGAAGAAACACTTTATATTCCAGCACCATGATGGAAAAGTGTCTGTAAGGAACAACGTGGTGATAACTCACCTAACCAGC AACTGCCTGCGCTCTGTGCTGGAGCATATCGCTGTGTACGGTCAGGCGGTGTTCAGGCTGCAGAGGTTCATAGACGAGGTGACGGGGTACAGCTCGGAGCCTTGTCAACCGAGCTCTGGTTCCTCCTACGGCTCCAAGAAGGGCTCTGagcctcccttcaggacctacCAGGCCTTCGTGTGGGCGCTCAACAAGTACTTTGCAGGCTTCAAAGAGGAACTCACCACAATTGAGCGAGAGATCATACGCAACG ACGAGACTGTGACGCTGTCTGCCGTTCTGGAGAGACTCGGTCCTCACTTGGCTCAGATCAAAGTGCTGCACAAAGTCTTCTGCACTGGGGTCGCTGAAGTTCCCCCCGAGACTCCAAATGTTGTGAGGGCGTCTCACTTGCTCAACACCCTGTACAAGGCGATCATTGAGTATGACAATGTTGGGGAAGCATCTGAACAAGAC GTGGCTCTATTGTTTTCTCTATGGACAGAGACGGTCCGACCGTATTTGGAGATTGTGGATGAATGGATTGTTCACGGCCACTTGTTTGACCCTGCAAAAGAGTTCATCATCCAAAG GAACAAAGACGTCCAGGTGAACCACAGGGATTTCTGGTACGCCACCTACACGCTGTACAGTGTTTCGGAAACAGTGGAGACCGAGGAGAAGGTGAATGATGCGGCCAGCGGGAGCTCCGGAGGCAATCAGGGCTCCAGCCACGGGCAGCTCACCATGGTGTCCTTCCTCAAACCTGTCCTCAAGCAGATTATCATGGCCGGAAAATCCATGCAGCTGCTCAGAAATCTGGATCGTAAGGAGACTGAGCAATCAGAGAAATCCTCTAGAG ATGCGGAGAGGAAGAGTTTATACACGCTGTTTTTAGAGTCGGTGCAGTCACGTCTCTGCAGCCAAGAGGAATCTCCGACCGACACAGTAACTGAACAGCAAGCCACTAAGAGGAGTCTCATACAGATGCAGTCCATCGTGGCCCAACACTTGGAGATTGATGACGTCCATGATCCGTTGCTGGCCATAAACTTTGCCAG GCTGtacttggaccagagtgacttCTACGAGCGTTTCTCTGGAGGTGATTTCATCGTGGAGCGTTCCTCGCAGTCGGTCACCTGCCAGACATTTGAGCTCACCCTGCGCTCCTGCCTCTACCCCCACATCGAGAGGCGGTACATCGAGTGCTGTGGAAACCTGATGAAGACCCTGAAAAAAGACTACAG GCTGCTGGAGTACCTCCAAGCCATGAGGAACTACTTCCTGCTGGAGGCCGGAGACACCATGTACGACTTCTACACGGCCATCTTTGACAAGGTGCAGGAGAAGGAGAGCTGGCAGCAGCGGTCTTTTCTCAATGTGCAGCTGCAGGAAGCAGTGGGACAGCGCCACCCAGAGGACGGTAGCAG GTTATCAATCTTCTTAGAGCCCATGGACCCTTCAAGGAAAAAACATCCTGTGAATAACCTTGAAGTACTTACTCTCAGTTACAAG GTTCCCTGGCCCGTCGACATCGTGATCAGCACCGAGTGTCAGAAGATCTACAATCAagtgtttctcctcctgctgcagatcaAATGGGCCAAATACAGTTTGGACACACTTCGATTCAGTG ATTTCAATGCCATCAGTAAGAAAGTGGAGGGAGCGCTGGCTGAGGAGGCGAAGGTCAAAGAGCCTATAAATCAGCAGATTCACAGGATGTGTCTGCTGCGGGTCAAACTGATGCACTTTGTCAACAGCCTTCACAACTACATCATGACCAGG ATTCTGCACAGTACCGGACTGGAGTTTCAGCACCAAGTACAGGAGGCGAAGGATCTGGACCAGCTGATCAAGATCCATTACCGATATCTGGCAACAATCCATGACCGCTGCCTGCTGAGAGAGAAG gtCAGTTTTGTGAAGGAGGCAATAATGAAGGTTCTGAACCTGGTCCTGATCTTCTCTGACCGATGGCAGACTGGATTTGGAGCCTGGAA GATCGAGTCCATTGATAAAATGGAGTCAGATTTCAAAAACTGTCACATGTTCCTTGTGACGATACTCAACAAGGCCGTGTGTCGCGGCTCCTTCCCCCACC TGGAGTCTCTTGCCCTTTCCCTGATGGCCGGATTCGAGCAGTGCTGA